The segment CTGGGGTCAGTGAAGATGTTAGGGTATTTTGACCACAGCGTCTTAGTAAGGACAAGCATTTTCAGGGCCCTGCACTTGGCTTTGTGAGTTACACAGACCTGGGTGTCACAATACCCAAGTCTGTagtcaattttaatatttttgaactgAAGATCTAGTTCTTCTCAGGGAACAGTTAGGCATCCTTGAAACAACCTGAATACAAAGCAGCTGGTGAAATTACTATGATGCCTACACTCTGAAGGAAGGAATTTCTCTTCTCTGCAAAGAGAGAAACACACGCTTGATTAGCTTTCATTTGGAAGCTGTTAGGGAGATTTGTGTCCATTCAGACATTTGCACAAGTGACCTCTCATCTTTACTCAAACCTTTGGATCCAACAGTGATAGGTCTATAACTGGTTGTTTATACTCAAGAATTGCGCAGGGTGGAGATGCAAAATCCTGGAGACCCCTGAGGGGAGCTGAATTTCATCAGACACTACTGCCTGgaatccctttctttttttttttttaaagattttatttttcctttttctcccaaaggcccaccggtacatagttgtgtatttctagttgtgggtccttctagttgtggcatgtgggatgccgcctcagcatggctaagatgagcggtgccatgtccgcacccaggatccgaactggtgaaaccctgggccgccgaagcagagcacgtgaacttcactACTTGGCTGCGGGGCTGGCTCCTGCCTGGAATTTTGAGCCAAAATTTTTAGCAAGTGGAGACACCCGTCTTAAGCACGGAGGAAAGGCATTTTAGGTGAGAAGAAAAAAACTTGatgcagcaatgaaaataaactatAGCTATGCGCGACAATATGATGATTCTTATGGACACCATGTTGAGGAGAAAAGGCAAGACAGGAGAGCATGTGCACCAGGTGGCAGCTGGACTGGTGTGCTCTTGCGACAATCTATTGAGCTGTAGGCTATGACTTGTGCACTCTTCTGTGTGTACATtatactttaataatttttttacagTATACCATATAATTCTATTTGTTAGGTTCCCtccaaaaagcaaaaccaaactaTTGTTTAGTAATACATATAAAGgtagtaaaaatataaagagcCAGCCTAGCGATCACCTTGGGGATGCAGGAAGGAGCTTGTGATCAGGCGTCGGGCGCTGCAATCCAGGACCTTCTGAAGTGCCAGGAAGTTCGATTTCTTGGCCTAAGTAGTGCTTTTACAAGCATTTACTTTATAACTCTGCTAAACTGAATATATAAATTCTACACATTTAGACTAAAGAATTTAGTAGATTCAAACcaatctaaatgtctatcaatagggaactatttaaattaattataaaacagTCATGGAATGTATCATGCGCCATTTAAAATGAGGCAGCTGTGGTCTTTTCTCCTTATAAGGATCTGATGCCTAAATTGTGTTCTACAAAGACAAAAGCCATATTAGAAATGAATCTGATATGAAACcactcatatatatatttacagacTCTATCTCTTATCTCTGGAAGAATAGACAGAAACTAGTCAATGTTGTCTTCAGGGGAGCGGAAGCCAAATTTATATCATGTGCATTTGTTAcagttcaaataaaaaatatcatttattttgaaaatatttgtttattgcaCAGTTCTTTCCAGATTTCATGTTTAGGCTCATCTTTATTGTAAAGtacttcagcaaaaaagaggaactGGCATTCAAATATGGCTGCCCGACTACGGCCGTGTTAATTACACAAGGACTTTTCCACGCAAACATTTCTGAAGCACATATTTTGAAGCTGGCTCTGAGTTAGGCACtataaagaataaaggaaatggGATGAAATCTAAGCCCTCAGGGAAGGGGAAGAcagtgaggagaaggaggaaagaagagaggagatcGTTTGGCACCACTGGAATTTCTCTTCATGCGgccattttatttatgaaatgagGTTAGGTCATATTCTTAGTCTCAACAAGTCTTAGAAGTCAACTAGAGAACACCTATTTTGTACACTATCCTGCGTGTTTAGTACTAGACGAAGTATTCCATACTTCGGTGATAGAATCTGTCTTTCTGCACCTCCACAGCTCTTCTAccatctctcctttccctcatccTCAGTTTCCGAGGAGGTATAGATGTGTTCCTGGTTAGGTGGGCTTTTCACACCCCTGCTCTGTTCAATATGCATCAAGGACAATGAAAACCCAACAGATGATGCAGCTGACCTGCTGAGAGCCCCAAacaatgagggaaaaaaaaaagcagaggaccCCTCCCCCTCTCATTGGACCAATTTCCATTCCTCGCTAAGGATGGGAGGACTagagttggggggtgggaggggaagatACTGGTGTGAAGAAAGACGTCTTGCCTTCTGCTTGTGACTGATTCTGATTTATCTGTGGTTATGTTCTGAAAACTGTTTCCTAAGGAAATTCTTCCAGTCATTTACCAAAACAGCTTTTTTGAATGATTGTAAAAGATTTCAGTCATCTTTCTCCCCCAGttttagtgagatataattttattgagatgtaattgacttataacattgtatacatttaaagtgtacaatataatgatccAATacatgtatatactgcaaaatttTTACAATAAGCTTAGTTAATATCAATCACCTCACaaagttacagatttttttcccttgtgatgagaatttttaagatctactcttttagcaagtttcaaatatacaatatgatATTGTGAACTATAGTCATCAGGCTCTATATTCTACCTCTAGAACTTAGTTAtcttaaaactggaagtttgtaccttttgaccaccttcacccaattCTTCCACTCTTTACCATCTGCCTTTGGCAACAATAAATCTGATCTTCGTTTCTATGAATTTGggagtttttaaatattctacacataagtgagattatacagtatttgcctctctctctctgtctgatgtatttcacttagcctaatgccctcaaggtccatccatatggTCGCAAAAGACAGCATTTCCCTTTtgatggctgtgtagtattccatcgtgtgtatacatgtatatatatacatatacatatatatacaccccacattttctttatccattcatccagtgaTGGATACTTAgatgtttccatgtcttgcctattgtaaataatgctgcaaggaacatgggGGTGCAGCTACCTCTTCgggatagtgatttcatttccttcaaatatatacccagaagtgggactgcaggatcatatggtagttttgcttttaattttttgaggaacctccatattgttttccacagtggctgcaccaaatTGTCTTCCTGGACCtcacagtgcacaagggttcagATTGGGATCATCTTAAAGGACAGAAGTTTAGAAGCATTTCCGTGTTGCAGTGATCCAAACCCATGTAcctcatttcttcctcaaaatCCCATTTGCTACTCTTGCCTGGCAGCGAATATTGGTGGTGAGGATGAGGGGTGTAGGTGAGGAGAAAGGGGTCTTCCTGAGGGGGATGGCCTGTGGTGGAAGGGTAGTAGCTGTTAAAATCTGCATGCACCTTCTCTTCGTAAAGATCACCCCCTGGATTTGGCCATAATGGGTGACAGCTAGGTTTGGCTGCAGGTGGTTCCACTGGAATCTGTTGGAAAAAGGGTTCTGCAGAGTTCTGGGAAGGGGAGAAGTCGTAAGGCCAGTTGGTCAGAGGAAAAGTGTAATTGGGACAATAGCTGTCATTAAGAGgatttctccccaaagcagcaTTTTTATTCCATGGCTGCAGATCACTGTAGTCAGGGAAGACTCCGGAGACCGGCTGAAGCAGCTCCCCACTGCTGCAAAGCCGACCACTGGGCAACTTGCACTTCTCATAGAGCTTGGCGGGGCCCAAGGTGGAAGTGGGGTCTGCCATATTGGCGGCTCCCCCCAGACCATAACCCTTGGAGAGGGATAAGCAATCATTCAGTGACTTCTGCTGGGGCATGTTACCTATTAAATGTCCACTGTAACTGCCCGACAATTGGACGCCTTCTTGGAAAGACCAGGTTAAAGGTAAATTTCCCCAAGTCTGCATTTCCCCTGGAAGAGACTTGAAAGAAAAGCGAAAAGCTCACGTTAATAAGTCAAGCAAATCAACACTACTACCACTGGTACCCCCGAGTTACTCTGGACAAGCCAGCACTCTGGCGGATCCCCATTCCTCACATTCTTGAAGCACAAACACACAGCACAGTTTTCCACAACCACTCAAGACCTGAAAGAGGCTAAGCCTGCTGCCATTTCCACTGTAAGCCTCCAACCCAGGGAAGGCGGGCTCTCCCTTTATCCTGAGGAGACGTGAGTGTGTTTACAACATTCCACCCTCAAACGCAAATCTGATGTCCCAACGGCCTTGGTGAGAACTTCTACGGGCTTCTTTAAGAAAACTCAAACTATGGCTTCAAAGGTTTATTTTATGCTCAGTACAACTGTCAggggatctctctctctctgtctcccacacacacacacgcacacattatCATTTCCCTCCTTATCTATCTTTTAGTGCTATTTGGAGTCTGCGACATTAgggttgttcttttttctctcaagaGACTTTTCTCTGAATTCACGGGAATTTCGTTGGATCATAAATAGGACCTCTAGAATATGAAGtggtcaatttatttttataaatgaaggaAGTATATTGTCCTCCAGTGAGTCACAGGAAAAGAATCTGGCTAAGAATTAAGTTGTTTATGCAGACTATAGACCAATAAGAggatagaggaggagagactcGACCAGAGAGAGTAAGGGAGGAAACGCCCTCCACTTGTCCCGTGGCTGGGAGAAGAGATGAGGGACCAGCCATTTGGGCTCGGGGCGCACACTTCCCTACCACAGActcaaattacattttttttcctatgtaagCTACATTTAGAGCCTCCAGGGAGACCAGCTCCATCTCTGTTCTCTGAAAAGAAACGTGGAGCATGAAACTGTAGGAAAGTGTAGAAGGTGCTATCACTATTAAGCCGAGAAACCCACAAATCTATAGTCATCATAGAGCCGCAGCCTTcacaccacagtgtggctgcagggaggggcctccagccccgcccccccGATGACCATCATTTCAGAAACCTCCTGGTTATTTCATCTGGGTAGAATGTGCTGAGGAAATAAACTGTTTAGTGAAGAATAgaaatttggggtgggggggaaagCACGAGGCTAATATTTTGTGGAGACCATTTCAGTTAATTTTGATTCTAACAGAATCAAAATACAGAGTGCCAAATATAGATTAAGGACTAATtcaagcctctttttttttttttttgaggaagattaaccctgagctaactactgccagtcctctttttgctgaggaagcctggccctgagcaaacatgtgtgcccaccttcctctactttatatgtgggacgcctaccacagcatggcttgccaagcggtgccatgtccacaccttggatcccaaccagcgaaccccgggccgccaagaagcagaacatgcgaacttaactgttgcaccacctggctggcccctcaagcCTCTTTTTAATTATTGTCGGGAAGATGATTTTAGAATTCCATGGAATTTACGGTTGACAGTATGCCACCAAGATGGtagaaattaagaggaaaacctCACATTCCATTTCTTTGGTGGATGCTTGCTGGTAGATGAGCCTGTAAGATTTTTAGCTCTCATCCATAGGTAAGGGACCTGGGAAATCTACTGCCCCCGTCGTAGGGGTGGCAAATTGCCGCATGTTTTCAACACACAGGGGAGGGTTACCTTTGTCTCGGGGCCCCCCTTGAGCTTCAGGGAGCCGGAGGAAGATGCTGACTGCGCCTTCTTCATTGCTCTTCTTGCCTCCGCTTCCAATTTGGTTTCTGGTCTTGGATGATCATGCTCTCCCTTTGACTTAAAGGAGACAAGGAGGGAAATAAATGACTAGATTGTACGTCACTGTGTGTCCAGTTTCACCCTGTGCTCTGCCATCTGACTGGGTGTTGCTGCCACCAACCACCAGAACCAGACGGGACCAGCCTTTGCAATTCCTCCAAAGCCCGCTATGTGCCTTCTGGCCCACCTGCCTGTGCCCTTGAGGCTGCTTCTCCCCGCGGCTCCTCTCCCCCACCTGGCAAAGTCACCTTCGTAGCGATAACAAGGAACGCTTATTACACACCGTCTCACGCCATCTTCACACAATCTCGGGAGGTCCAGCCCATTATTATCACCCCCAGTTTACagaataggaaactgaggcatggagagatcCCACCACCTAGGTAACCTCCCCTAGTAAGCTGGGAGCTAGGATTCCAAGTGTGCCGGAGCCAGCTGAGCCGAGAGCCAATTGTAGACCTTCAGGAAATTCATGAGCCGGTTGTTAAAAATGGCTGGGAGCTTGAAATCAGCCCTGGTGGGAACGGGTTACATCACAGAAACGGGCAAACCCTATCAATCAGCGCATTTCTTTTTCAGAGGGCAGGTCAACCAGCGCTCCGCTGacccaaacccaggcagcctgctgCCAGATGCTGCTCTCCATCACTGTACACACCTCCGCCCCCATGAGAACTTCCTcctatccacattttacagaaaactggggctcagggGAGTCAAGTAAGGGGTGCGGGTCTACAGAGCTGGGTGGAAGTGAGTGGTGTTCAGCCTGGGAAGCTGTGGAAGTCTGCCACCTGCCGCAGCCCTGAACCAGCCCCAGAGGATCAGATTACTGAGCACCGCCTCCCCTACAGAGGCCGAGGTGGaggcagctgctgccctgccctccaAGGGTCCAGCACCTGATGCCTGTCGAGGGGTGGGGTACAGATGGTTGCTCCCCCGACTGGGCCTCAGGGGTGGTGCAGCTTTTCATTCACCTGTGCACCTCCTGCATGAAACTCCTCCTCACACCCTGCAAATCCTTCTCGAATTAAAGAGAAACCCTATCTCATAACTCGAACTCCAAGCCAACCTGGAAAAAGATGAAGCGTCCGTCGTGCCTCCAGAAGTTGGTGACCGGGAAGCCCCCGTGGCCTCGGCAAGGAATCAGCTTCAGAGGAGCTTCGCAGTTGGGACAGCGTTTCCCTGCAaaagagcagaggaaggggacCGCGGCCGCTGAGCCATGCAGCTGACGCCTGAGCCTGCGCAGTGCTGACGGCTTCAGCCTCGCCGCCAGGATCAGAATGGCAGCGAATACACATGGGCAGAATTTTCTGGGCTTCCATCCACTGGGCACTACTCCTGACCCCAGGAGGCTGGCCACCCAAATGTCCCAGAAGCATGTCACCCGTGGGGAGAGCCAGCAGATGCCACAGAGTGGGAGAGTCCCCAGGTCAGAGAGAGCTCTCCA is part of the Equus caballus isolate H_3958 breed thoroughbred chromosome 20, TB-T2T, whole genome shotgun sequence genome and harbors:
- the GCM1 gene encoding chorion-specific transcription factor GCMa gives rise to the protein MQPEDFGSEDKEILSWDINDMKLPQNVKKTDWFQEWPDSYEKHIYSSEDRNAQRHLSSWAMRNTNNHNSRILKKSCLGVVVCSRNCSVEEGRKIYLRPAICDKARQKQQRKRCPNCEAPLKLIPCRGHGGFPVTNFWRHDGRFIFFQSKGEHDHPRPETKLEAEARRAMKKAQSASSSGSLKLKGGPETKSLPGEMQTWGNLPLTWSFQEGVQLSGSYSGHLIGNMPQQKSLNDCLSLSKGYGLGGAANMADPTSTLGPAKLYEKCKLPSGRLCSSGELLQPVSGVFPDYSDLQPWNKNAALGRNPLNDSYCPNYTFPLTNWPYDFSPSQNSAEPFFQQIPVEPPAAKPSCHPLWPNPGGDLYEEKVHADFNSYYPSTTGHPPQEDPFLLTYTPHPHHQYSLPGKSSKWDFEEEMRYMGLDHCNTEMLLNFCPLR